ACGATGGGCTTTCACACCTTCGACGTCGACCGGGCCGACAAACTCGAAGACGAATCGCGCTACCGGTACTGCTCACGCGAGGAACTGGTCGCGGCGCTCGACCCCGACCCGGCGGATGCTCTCGCGGACCTCGGGAGCGGGACCGGCTTCTACACCGACGACGTGGCTCCCTTCGCCGGGGAGGTCCGGGCGGTAGACGTCCAGTCGGGGATGCACGACCTGTATCGGGAGAAGGGCGTGCCGACGAACGTCGAACTCGTGACCGCCGACGTCGCGGACCTCCCGTTCGCCGACGGAGAACTCGACGGCGCGTTCTCGACGATGACCTTCCACGAGTTCGCGGACGAGGGGTCGCTCGCGGAGGTCGCCCGAGTGCTGAAGGAGGGCGCGCGCTTCGCAATCGCCGACTGGAGCGCGAACGGAGACGGCGAGAGCGGCCCGCCGGTCGCGGAGCGCTACGACCGCGACGAGGCGGTCGACATGCTCGAAGCCGCCGACTTCGAGGTCGTTCGGGCCGACGAGCGCCCCGAGACGCTGTTCGTCGTCGCCCGGCGGTGAGTCGGTCGCCGTCGGCGGGCGATGCGCGGCGTCCGACGCCCCGCCTCGCCGGCGATTTTCGAGGAGTTCGATCACCTTCGGAGCGCCTCTCGGCGCTCCTCGTACTCCTCCTGAGAGAGGTCGCCGCGGGCGTAGGCCTCCCGGAGTTCCCGAATCGCGGGGTCGGTCCTCGACTCGCTGACGGCCCGGTAGCCGAGGTAGCCGATGCCGACCGCCAGCGCCAGCCCCGCGACCCAGAAGCCGAGCACCCAAACCGGGCCGACGCCGCCGAATCCGTTCGGCGACCCGTTCGGTCCCATCGGCCCGAACATCCACCACCCGACACCCATCACGGGCATCAGGAACAGCATCATCAGCAGCGGCGCGAGCAGTAGCAGGACGAACGCAACCACCAGCAGTCGGACGAGCGAGTCCACGTTCGACGCCATCGACGGTCGTACGACGGAGGTGGTGAAAACAGTTCGTACGAGCGCGGCGGACTCGGGACGATGGGTCGACGCGACGGCGGTCCGACGATTCGAATCGACGCCGGTCGTCCGAGACGACCGGTGTCGCGCACAACAAGACATTAGCGTCGGCCGACCGATAGTCGTCTCGACAACGAGATGCTGGGACGTTGCCAGCGAGAGGAGGACCGCCGTCCGGAACTGAGGGAGCGTCGGTACCGATGACTGCGAGCAGGCGACGCGACACCGCGGTGGTCGTCGCCGCCGTGTTCGTCACGCTCGTCATCGCCGCAGTTCCGACGCCGGGAGAACCGTCACCCGACGCCCAGCGAGCACTCGCGACCGCGGCGTTCGCGGGCATCCTGTGGGTCACGGGGGCGCTCCCCCTTTCGATCACGGCGCTGACGGTGCCGGTCTGGCTGACGGTGCTGGGGGTCTACCCGACGCTGGCCGAGTCGCTGTCAGGGTTCGCCGACCCCGTCGTCTTCCTGTTTCTGGCGGCGTTCGTCCTCGCGGCCGCGCTCCAGAAGCACGACCTCGACCGCCGACTCGCCCTGCAGTTGCTCGGCCGAATCGGAACGACGCCCCGACGGATCGTCGCGGGCGTGATGGTCGTCACCGCGGGACTGTCGATGGTGGTTTCGAACACCGCCACGGCGGCGCTGATGGCCCCGGTCGCGGTCAGCCTCGTCCGGCAGGTCGACGTCGCCACCGAGCGGTCGGTCGGGAACTTCCGCGTCGCGGCGCTGCTCGGGGTCGCCTACGCCGGGAGCATCGGCGGCATCGGCACGCCGGTCGGCACGCCGCCCAACGCCATCGTCATCTCGCGGTTGAACCAGGCGGGTTTCGACGTCGGCTTCGCCGAGTGGCTGGCAGTCGGCCTCCCGGTCGTCGCCGTCACGCTCCCGCTGGCGTGGTACGTGCTCGTCCGCGTCTATCCGCCCGAGGACGTGGACGTGTCGGTGGCCCGCGAGCACGCCCGACTGACGGTCGCCGCCGACGGTCCGCCGGACCGGACCGGCCGCCGAGTCGCGGTCGTCTTCGCCGCCACGGCCGCGCTGTGGGTGTTCGGGAGCCTCGGCTTCCTCTTCGAGGACCTGCTCTCGGTGCGCTGGCACGCGAC
This genomic window from Halorussus vallis contains:
- a CDS encoding class I SAM-dependent methyltransferase, which codes for MGFHTFDVDRADKLEDESRYRYCSREELVAALDPDPADALADLGSGTGFYTDDVAPFAGEVRAVDVQSGMHDLYREKGVPTNVELVTADVADLPFADGELDGAFSTMTFHEFADEGSLAEVARVLKEGARFAIADWSANGDGESGPPVAERYDRDEAVDMLEAADFEVVRADERPETLFVVARR
- a CDS encoding SHOCT domain-containing protein; its protein translation is MASNVDSLVRLLVVAFVLLLLAPLLMMLFLMPVMGVGWWMFGPMGPNGSPNGFGGVGPVWVLGFWVAGLALAVGIGYLGYRAVSESRTDPAIRELREAYARGDLSQEEYEERREALRR
- a CDS encoding SLC13 family permease, with the protein product MTASRRRDTAVVVAAVFVTLVIAAVPTPGEPSPDAQRALATAAFAGILWVTGALPLSITALTVPVWLTVLGVYPTLAESLSGFADPVVFLFLAAFVLAAALQKHDLDRRLALQLLGRIGTTPRRIVAGVMVVTAGLSMVVSNTATAALMAPVAVSLVRQVDVATERSVGNFRVAALLGVAYAGSIGGIGTPVGTPPNAIVISRLNQAGFDVGFAEWLAVGLPVVAVTLPLAWYVLVRVYPPEDVDVSVAREHARLTVAADGPPDRTGRRVAVVFAATAALWVFGSLGFLFEDLLSVRWHATVFGGVGPWLFGPGGHQGLLYFALVGLAAIPALYLVGGVEREDLGSIDWNTLVLFGGGLALADALSDTGATDWLATQVLALVGDASIVVVVAAVVALTVLLSEIASNTGTAALLAPVLIEVGRGFPAVGGVEGGVAAALVLPIASAVAASYGFALPVATPPNAIVYGSGGVTRGQMLRAGTTLDLVFVFVTTAVMLALAATVWPVVF